Within Pygocentrus nattereri isolate fPygNat1 chromosome 17, fPygNat1.pri, whole genome shotgun sequence, the genomic segment ACTTGTTAAATTATATCACCTTTATCAACATCTTTATCCATCAACTTTACATGACTGTACAGCACTATTCATAATGTACACTGTTTGCATCTATGTGCAATCTCAGTCTTTAGTTGATGATCACTACAGTGCTCCATAACTGTGGTCAtataatgaattaaaaatagaaaatattcaACAAAGTCACAAACTGCAAGTTTTTGGAATCGATTGCTAATATATTTGGGCCAGGTTCATATTGATTAGCATAAACTTGGAAGATCTGTAATGAGTTTTTCCTAAATGTGTAGCCTGATGATTAGCTCAGTCCACCAGAAGCATTAATGGAAAGACATCACTCACAAGCTTTAAATTAACTAATGGTCAACTTAATAGACAGCTAGAGAACTTTGGTATTACTAGTATTGCTATGTTTTGCACTTCACTCATCTTGAATTACCTGCACAGGTAAGGTGGGAGGATAGGATTAGTCGTGTACACTGTGCTTCTTTCTACAAACGCCAGTGAAGCTGGTGGGATACCAAGACCACTAACAGGGTGTAAACTTGAGATCATCATAGTGCTCAAAGGTGgaccttgaatccagtttctGGGATTTGGTAATGAGTGGCAGTTAACTGAACTATTGATGGAACTCATTGTAAGTGTCTTACCtaccagtgattacaaaatTCAGGAATGGGACCTGGATTCAAGGTCCAGATTTGAAGAGGTCTATATGTTCCACTGAAAGTCTGGGAGGTTGTTCTCATTCCTAAGGAAAGATGGCTGTGAAAGgtagaaagaaaggagagggtGAAATTGAGCATCTGGACCAGAGATGAATGGTCCACTTGGTTCTTTGTATTGCATAATGTCTACACTCTTAATAAAGATTgttatttaagggttctttagtaaatacacTGGAtcagtatagaaccatgaagactcaaagatccatttgcatgattaaatgttctttgcatggtgaaaggattcttcagattgGAGTAAAATGTTTGGTAtatgatacattttttaaaagggttctattgttacaacctTGAcgttgtaacagtagcagaaccctttttggtgctatatatggaaccatatacacgtccagcaatctgaagaaccattttaccatgcaaagaaccctttaggcaACCCTTTAGACACCCACaggaccatttgcatgattaaagctttctttgcatgattaaatggttctccagaCTGATGTACAATGTGCagtatatatttttgaaaaaggttctatgtagcaccaaaaagggttctactgttaaaagcttgacattgtaacaatagcagaactctttgATGCttcctagaaccatatacaacacattgtccatcaatctgaagaaccattctaccatgcaaagaaccctttaatcatgccagtggttcttttgagtgtctgtcctaaagaacccttgaagaaccatcttttttcagaGGATATAATCTGCCTTTCTCATGTTTTCTAGTTTACTTCGTGAGATTAGGATCTTTTTTCAGTCCTGACTTTTGATAAAATTGAATATTATGTTCTAATTTTCATGTTTCTGGTCATATTAATGATTTGTCAGACTTCTGGTTCATTATTGTTTTCCTTATCTTTTTTGGATCCCGAATGATGATGTTTAACTGAAAGCTTGTATAAAAGGGACTACAAATATCCTTCTTTCAAAATATACAGCATCGATTTTATTAGTTGCTCATTTATTAATTGATGAATATGCCAACATATGATTGTGGTGCACTTTGATGTGCATGAATAAACTGGGTTCCTTAATTTGACTGTGTTCTTCTGTCTCATGATTTTTATTGCATGTATTATAAAAGTTAATGTGCTTATATGTTGCTTATTTGTGCCCAAGCATAAATCCCAAAGCTAATTAGGTCTTTCGCATATTCATTAGAAGACCAGTTTTTTAATCGGTAGCTTTAGTTTGGTATCGTCTTTTTTCTCCGGAGCGCGAACCAGTTTGTTTCTTGTCATAGCTGACTTTTGTACTGTAAACAACTGATCATAAGCTGGAAACACctataaaaagtaaaagataTATTGTGATTGTAACACTTATCATAGCAGTTACTGTCATTTATGCTTCTTGTTAAGAGGCTTTCCTGTACTAGTCTGACTGATCTGCACCCACACACATGAATACAGCTTGAGGGTGACTGAAATAATCAGGATCATGTTGGGTTCAGTTAACATGTTACTACTTTCATATAACTAGGACATTCTGGTAACTAGGGTCATCTTATCAATATATGCTGATGCCAGTATTTCACTGCATGTGTGATCTTATGTAAGGCGGTCTGTAAataatggttggttagtgtagtgggtaacacctctgccttctacgttggtgactggggttcaatccccacccgggtaagccccctacactataccaataatgagtccttgggcaagactcctaacactacctttgcctacctgtgtaaaacgatcaagttgtaagtcgctctggataagagcgtcagccaaatgctggaaatgtaaataaatgttccTAAATCAAAACGTAGCATGTGTTGATAGTCTAACTGGCGCTTTGTTTGGGATATTTCCTATAAAACAACAGTagcatgtcgctgttgtcaggCGAAAACATTGTGtctacaaaatggtaactttaccagagaaggaaaaaacctactctacttttaatgtaagtcaatggaaccagatttttttggtcatttcttttgatccattcatcatgaactttacacacaatgtgaaggacaacaggtattttcaaattatgccaaaactgaaaacgtcaaaaatggagatacaaggttttcttccaacaacagcgatatataaaatgtattttctgatgTTTCTTATTGTTGCTAACAGATCTAAAAtgctgcattatttatttaatcatgaTAACCGACCTCAGCTCATGTCAGTTTATTGTGACCTGTGCTGGTAACATAAGCTCACAATTGGCTACTCAGTGTGTAAAATTAAAACAcaaccaatttttttttccagaaataaaTGGCTAATGATGGCATTTACAGAACCTGTTAACACACATTCTATCTAAAACAGTAACAGCTCACTGCAGGTTGATGCTTTTTCAGGACTTTATTTATCAGTAATGATCACTACAGTTTTTCTGATTGACTTCAACACATTTAACTAAATAAGTGTAAAGTGTAAATGGTCTAAGTGTAAATGCTCTAAGTGTAAAGTGTAAATGCTCTTAGTGTAAATATCTGTTGAGTTTCAGGGTTTAAGCACAGTAGGAGACGTTAATCATCCTCTCCAGATTATACGTTTATATCGATACACTGTTCAGCTACTTCGCCTAAACGGATGCAAGCATGACACTCATAAGGGTCACTGTCAGAGCTACGGGACAGAGGGCTACGGGAACGGTCACGATCATGGGAATGGCCAGGCTGAGGGGAACGGTCACGATCACGGGAATGGCCGGGCATAGGGGAATGGTCAGGTTTATGGACAGGATAACAACGATAGAGCGGCACttcgtttattttttttaggtaTTCCTTTAGATCATAGTTAGTCCTATCACGCTTAAATATCCGGTTGTAGACAAAAGCTTTTGGTCCTTGGTGCCCAGTAAAAATATAAAGTGCATCGAGAATGTTACTATCTCCTTCCTCGTATAAGCAGGTACCGATACAGGGGGAGTTGTAGGTGTAGAAGATCACACAGCcgtctttgtttttgttcaggAGGTTCTTCATGGGGGAGTGTTCTGGATCTGGTTCCCTGAGGAGAAGGTACTCTGagtggaagaacccttttttgttgCCTGATTTTCGCGACGCACCAATCAGCTCCTTTCCTTGATACAGCTTGTTAACACCGTTCATGTCCCTTTTCGCAGCATCTGGTTTGTCATTTTTAAGGAAACTGCCGTCATCGAGATTAGAGCCTGCACTGCAGTAACGAGCTGGGACATTGATGGCCACTGCAAACTGATCTCCTTGCTTTGGACAGTAcctaaacacacaaagaactgCTCAAGCACAAGAGCTCAATGAGTTTTTATtgcatattaacatatatttttgtgTAACTAACATGCCACTGCTGTCggaatatctccaaaattacaggagaaggaaaaacatgctttactttcaatgtaagtcaaaggaaccagagttttttccaagtaattttgggtgtTTAttatggtccattcatcatgaaattaacagaATGTTAAGAAtatcaggcattttcaaattgtcaaaaactgataattgacaaaaattgagatacactGTTTTGTTCCAATAACAGTGACATGATTAATTTGGCAAGTTATTTAAGTTGTCTGTTTTCAGCAGGTTATTAGCAGGTGGTGGTAAGTGTCGTCTTACTCTTTCTGAAGTTTACTGATGATGCGAGCCAGAGCATTCTGGTCCACATCTACAGTTTCGGTTCctctcagacagagagagagagaacagagcagGACTGCACTGAGAGTTCCACTGAGAACCTGCAGAGATCAGTAACACACTAAATAAGTATGCTCCAAGTGTTAGAAGCTGCAGTCACACTTCAGGTCTGCCATTAATGTCACCTTGTTAAATGAGCATGACCGAGGCTGGACCGGAAGCTGGCTAACTCAACAGCtattaacagtaaaatacaaaGGTAAGCATAGTCATACCAGATAAGTTTATACTAACCACAGCACAGTTCTGCACACTGATATAGTCACAgcataaaaatattatgaattatttaacagTGCATTCGCTTACCCAAACTCCACATTAAAAACGCTGATTCACATGTCAAAGTTCAACAAAGCTGAACTCAACATGACTTTTCATGTATCCATGCTATAGGTCTGACACGGAAAACCCCTCATTGCTGCAAATTCCATTGAAATGAATGTACTTTCGCTCCCAGAACTAAACAGAGAAGCTGTATTATGGTGAGTAACATCGTGGCTGTGATTCGGCCGTGtcatcacagccgggatgttataCACCATAGCATGCAATACCTAGTGTTCTGTTACTTTTATACAACTACTCAGCTAAATGTGCTGTAATATTGGCCACAAAAAGTAGTCCCCTTTTGCATTACATATAGAGCCATAAGACTGTATGAATATCAGGTTGAGCTCAGTTTTTTCAGCGTTTTCCAGGTGGAGGTGAATGTGATCTTGCTCCAGTCAGTCTGTCTTCCAGCAAGCATTTGTTTGTTGAACTGTTGCTTTCTGGCCAatttcagtttgtttagttgttcTGAAAAAGCTTAGGatcaacaacacaacaacacgTTGTTCCCCCAGGGATGCCGAaccttttgcatacgactgcaGATGACTTCTGTGAGACCATATTCAAGCTGGTCAGATTTTGAACAGAATCTGAAGAGTGGAGTGACCACAGGTCCCAATCAAATTCCGAACCTGTTGTTGGTCCTAAGCGCGATTTTCGGgaacaactaaacaaactgaaatCGGCCAGAAAGCAACAGTTCAGCAAACAAATGCTTGCTGGAAGACAGACTGATCGGAGCAAGATCACATTCACCTCCACCCTGAAAACGCTAAAAAAACTGAGTTCAACCTGATATTCATACCAAGGGAACTACTTTTTGTGGCAGATAGATCTGACGatattaaagcacatttgatGGAATATTCGGGGcttctttgctttgctttgttctACGTTTAGCAGAGTAGTTGTGTAAAAGTAGCAGAACACTGGATATTGCATGTTATGGTGTATAACATCTGGCTGTAATGACGTGaccacagccatgatgttactCACCATAACACAGCACCTCTCATGCTCTAATCTGATCAAATAGTTTAAACTTTGTCACCCTACAATGAGAAAAATGATTAAGTGATATGATTATATTACTGATTAATAAAGCGAGTGGATACTTACCATGTTGTTATGCTGTAGCTGCTGCGTAGCAGGCTTTTTCTGAAGCAAGCACATGCAGTATTTATAAACACTCCCtggtcaggaaaaaaaagtacagttataGATTATGCAATAATTTTCAGTACATGCACAAAACACTTTCTGTTCTCCTTTCCAGAAAAAACTGCAGTTGCAACAGGGTATTGTGTCACTGTCATGTCATTTGCTGAGCTGCAAAATCCTACTGCGCTcaacataatatttttcatcttaTTTAATGTACATACGCCGAGTGgtcatttaattaaatttacatccttgtttctatgctcattgtccattttatcagctccacgtACTGTATGGCTTTacgttgtagttctacagttacagactgtagtccatctgttcctccgatactctgttaccctgttcttcagtggtcaggacccccatggaccctcacagagcaggtactatttgggtggtgggtcattctcagcacatggtggtggtgtgttagtgtgtgttgtgctggtgttacccaattattcagtatctactataaaagAATTAttcatctactatgaattattcagttactacttAGACTCGTTTAGtatctaatatctaatataAATTATTGAGTGTCTACTATGAGTCATTAGTTTCTGCAATTATTTATTCAGCatctcctatgaattattcaacgtctactatgaattattcaatatctattAGGAATTATTCAgcgtctactatgaattattcagtatctataaGGAATTATTctgcatctactatgaattattcagtaactactatgaattattcattatctactatCAATCATGCCTAGTGCATTCTATGATTTAGTGATTGAGTACTgtgcattattcagtatctactataaattattcagtaactactataaattgttcagtatcttCTATTAGTATCTGTGTACTAAGAAccattcagtaattactataaaaCTATTGTGTACATTTAGTAGGTAGGAGAAAAGTGGACCCACATACAGACTTTTAGAGTTAAACCCTATCAAACCAAACATCTCGCTGGTGATCCATTTGTGGTGTTTGAAGTTTTCCACGTTAACTAATTAAAAGTTTCTTCAGAGTAGTTGGTGAGTGTTCATTCACATATTAAAGTAAATACACGGGTAGTACTGTGAGAGTGGATGAAATGGCAGAAATAGGCCCTTTCTTGCCTTAAATGTGAAGGGTTAAGGGGTTAAGGAGAAATGTGAATATAAGATTCCTGAGAATTTCTAACTTTGCAACAGAAAAACAGTGAGTTCTCAGAACTGTTGTGAAAACTGTACCCATATACAgcataaaactgaaaaagagaaGCTGACAAATTGATTGCATTATGACCAGATGCACTGATAACACAACTCTGTTCACCAGAAACACATATTACTTATCTAAAGTGTGTAATGTAACAAAGCGTGGGTATTATCCCAGAACGGCAAAGTAAAACTCTGTTTCTGAAGCTAGTTATAGGAAAAGATCTCCTGGAGATAGAAATCAGCAAAGATCAACAGCAGTTATTACTGTAATGCTGTTCTTCTGCAACTCGTAACAGTGTTGAGTTCGACAGGGCATCAAATAACAACAGACATTACAGAGAAACCTTCAGTCTGAACGGAACTGACAGAACTGAAGTGTCACATGTAGTAAATGCAGTGTTAAACGGAAAGAGGCAAAACTACAtttcacaaacactcaaaggaccatttgcctgcttaaatggttcttcagattgatggagaatgttctgtatgtggttctatgagaatgcttttgaactgtacactgataacaagctggaatctctctcctctttagcccagCAAACATGCcgcccatgatttccaaaaacaatttacaaTTTTGATTTTTtggatcacaggacactttttcacttgGCCTCTGTCTTTAATGAgctccggcccagagaaggtggcagtgtttctggatcctgcttatatttggtttcttctttgtgttttagagctttaacttgcagtgatgaactgttttcacagacaatggttttcagaagtgtttctgaaactatgcagtgatttccactacagaatcatgactggttttaatgcagtgctgcctgagggcccaaagatcatggccagctaatactggtttttggttttgtacctggcatacagagatttctccagattctctgaatcttttaatgatattatgtgctgtagatgatgaaaagcagaagttctttgctgttttacgtTGAGAATTGTTGAACTTTTTGATCAtgtagtctttcacagagtggtgatcCTCTCCTCATCTTCACCTCTGAAAGACTCTCGGActctcttttatacccaatcatgtcactgacctgttgccaattaaccaccctgtgttttttttttttttttacaatttgtcAGTTTCAacgtttgatatgttgtctttatactattttcaattaaatacagagTTTAAAGGTTtgcacagaaccatatacaacaccttctccatcaatctgaagaaccaattcacTTTAGGTCTTTGaatcactttctttactaaagaacccttgaagaactgtctttttaaagagtgtagcaATAGCTTCAATTCAGCTTTTGATATCTACTAATCTAGTTAAACTTTTAGTTtagatctgttctgattggctggcctgtACTGCCTCTCATTCAAAATGgagcccaggctgaaacactcttcaTAACTTCAGTTTCAATGGGcggggcttaactgctgtaggttaAGTAGGtagatgtgtgtaaatgtgttgttttcatcGTGCCACAAAAGCAGTTAATTCTAAACAGGCTTCAGTTCCatgtatggactggagagtgaatggtacattctGAAACTTTATAAAActcttttctttcaaaaaagaggaaaattagTTTTTCCCACAATCTATgccctttaaaataaacaagtaaGCCTTTGACAGTGAGCCTTTGACAGATGATTTTTTTAGGCAAggtaagtttatttatatagcaattCAATGATCTTGacacaaattaaaaacaaaaggaacatcaaaagaaaaaataagtgTTTAAGAATGAGTTTGAAAGCCATCGATGCCACAGTCATCTGTCAGTGGAAGCATCCGAGTTGGTCCTTAAGAAAAACCAGTATAAAAAGTGGCCTTGTAGCTGAAGGTTGAGTTCTTTAAATTTTCTACAGCGTTCtctgagacagacagtgaaaacCGCTACATTGTGTCTTCCTGCAGAGCAATTATGCGTTAATCCACAAGGTGGCGACAGACAAAACCATTTCCTCACAGCACTGGGTGCGCTGTAGGCCTTTTACTGGATGATTTGCACTTTTTTGCTTTAGGGAGAAGCTGCACAAATACAGCATGTGTTCAGTTCGGTTGCAGGAGAGAGCCTAATGTCCTTTTGGCCTAAATTACTGATAACgctgtttctgtgtttgcatCTTGGTTAGACTAAAACCCCAATGCGAATGAAAGTGCTTAAGCTATACATTAAACAGCAGGTGATCCTctctgattttatttgattcattcTCTGACCTGATTTTAAACTGGTTATAGTGTTTACtattaataaaaacagtgaaaagcaaTTAATTTAATTGTTTCTTGCGACAAACTGTTGTCTGGACCCTTCCAAGCCAGCAGACTTTTGATTAAACAAATTTAATGCAGCACTTGTGCAATCACTGTGTTATATAACTCGATTTTTGCCCGTCTTTATTGTTCTGTATCATTGGggaacatttcatgaagaaggGACCTACAGTAATGCTCCATAATCGCTAGGAATAATACGTATTTACATTCACTTAAAAAGTTACAAACATTTTGGCTTTCTAGgttggagatacatgtttttctttggacatcaTATAATTTGCCTTTATTTGCTTACTTGTTAACTAACCAACTAACTAAATTAACCATTTCCTAAAGTACACTGGCCTTTACAGGCAGGTACCCTCTCACTAAGAAGGAATGAAATTGCCACAATTGCTCTCGTCACTTTCATTGAACCCTCAAgactccatctcagtgcctttagtcagggaacataactgaaccacaaatttttcacctggagaaactgatttaagcttcacaatcagaccttaaaaccactgtggaacctctgagggaacatttacactgtttgtaccttgacaaTCGAaacatgtacctgcacagaaccttcatctCTAACAGTGTAGAGCTGCTTTTCGGTCTGCGCTGTgttggaagaggaagagagctgGTGTTTACATATGAAACTATGAGGCTGATTATGTCACTGAAGGTGGACCGGTCAGGCGGGTTTTCAGGTTTCTGTTGAGGCTTCTCATCCCGCAGTGCTCAGGAAAGTGTTTCATGCAAAACTTTTCTGCTCTAGTGTCGCCACAGCCATTCTAATATAACGTGAAAACAGGGCAGCTGAGCTCTGGGGCTGTGTTGTTTTACACAGGGTttctttaactccttaaaattaTAGAGTTATTACTGTAATTCTGCCACAATAttaacctcttatgctccagggtatattttggtttgtccatctgaatttacatgaccaaatcgttaggcaaattattcagtacctgcatgaaattaatgcaaatttttattttatttatttatttatttagtaaaatcCCCCCTCAAataacagaacgtgtgttttatgatctacacatatcactatatgcttacagtttactgctgaaagccaaaaatctcagacgctctttg encodes:
- the LOC108410424 gene encoding uncharacterized protein LOC108410424 gives rise to the protein MCLLQKKPATQQLQHNNMVLSGTLSAVLLCSLSLCLRGTETVDVDQNALARIISKLQKEYCPKQGDQFAVAINVPARYCSAGSNLDDGSFLKNDKPDAAKRDMNGVNKLYQGKELIGASRKSGNKKGFFHSEYLLLREPDPEHSPMKNLLNKNKDGCVIFYTYNSPCIGTCLYEEGDSNILDALYIFTGHQGPKAFVYNRIFKRDRTNYDLKEYLKKINEVPLYRCYPVHKPDHSPMPGHSRDRDRSPQPGHSHDRDRSRSPLSRSSDSDPYECHACIRLGEVAEQCIDINV